CTGCTTCCCGAAAGCCGGCCCAAGTTCAATCCAATCCGGGAATATGAGCGTCGCCACCAGCCTTGATCGCCGTGCGCGGGGCGGCGGACGCGGGGCCGCTACGCGCTCGGCGCGTGGACTGCGGCGAAGATCATGCAAGTCGTCGTCGCATGGGCGAGGAGCCGCTGGCGCGCATCATAGAGCCGCGCTTCCGCTGTCGCGACGCTGCGGCCTTGGTGCAGCACATTCCCTTCCGCGCGAATCTCGGCGGCGGCGGAGATCGCGCGGGTGAAATTCACCTTGAACTCCAGCGTCGTATAGAACTGCCCGGGCGGCAGCGTCGTATGCACGGCGCAGCTCATCGTCGAATCGAGCAGAGCGGCGACATATCCTCCATGAACCGTTCCGAGCGGGTTATAATGCCGCTCGTCCGTCGTCGCCGTGAAGACGACGCGCCCGCTCTCGATCTCGACGGGACGGAAGCCGAAATAGAGCATCAAGGGCGGGACAGGCAGCGCGCCCTCGCCCATGGCTCTGACGACTTCCAATCCGCTCATCGATTGCAGGCGCTCCAGCGGCAATGCGCCGGCGACATAGGACTGCGTTTCGTCGGACATGAGGCTGCTCCCCTCTGGCCGGCAAAAACTGCGTCATATATTTAGTTTCGTCAAGAGACCAAATCCGCTCGGCGAGCACGATGAAGAACGATCTATTTCCATCTCAGACCTGCTCCGTGGCGCGCGCGCTGGAGATCGTCGGCGAATGGTGGACGCTGCTGATCATCCGCGAGGCCTTTCTCGGCGCGAGCCGCTTCGGAGAATTCGAGCGCAATCTCGGCATCGCCAAAAATGTGCTGAGCCAGCGGCTGTCGAAGCTCGTCGCCTGCGGGGTCATGGAGCGCGTGGAGGCGCCGGGACGCGGCAACCCGCGCGACTATCGCCTGACCGAAAAGGGGCGCGACCTGTTCCCGGTGTTGATCGCGCTGATGCAATGGGGCGATCGTTGGGCCGCGGCGGCCGGCCCGCCGCTCCGCCTGCTGGAGCGCGCGACCGGCGAGGAGATCGCCACGCTGCGGGTGACCGCGGCGAGCGGCGAAAAACTGGCGCCGGAGGAGGTGCGGATCGAGCCGGGCGCGGGCGCGGACGAAAGAGTCCGGCGCCGTTTGGCGGCCGCGGCTTCGGAAATACTCCCGAGATGACGCGCCTCCAGGGGCCGGCTATCGTCGCTGCGGCGCAGCGAATCACGCGCGCCGGGCCGGCCGAAGCGGCTCGAACGGGGGTTGAACCTGCGGCCGGTTTCGTGTGAATGCTCTCTCTCATCTTTTCCGGATCGCCGGCTCGATGACGCGCAAATATTCGAACGTCGCGTCCGGCGCCGCCGGAACATCTCGCGGAATGGGGGCGGGCGGCGCGTCCATCCGGGCCGGATCGAACGCAAAGCTTTCGCCGTCGTTTTTCCGCAATGCGGCGTTCGAATGTCGCTTCTGACATGAGCTTGAGAGCGGACCCGGCCGAACGTCTGACAACGCAGCCCGAGAACGAGGCGCCTGCGAGGCGCCCGCTCGCGCCCGTCATCCTGTCGGCCCTGATCCACCTCGTCGTTCTGGTCGCCCTTCTGCTCGAGCAATTGCTGCTGCCGCGCGAAAATCCGGCACAAGAACAGGAGATTCCGCTGGAGGTGGTCG
This genomic window from Methylosinus sp. H3A contains:
- a CDS encoding PaaI family thioesterase, which gives rise to MSDETQSYVAGALPLERLQSMSGLEVVRAMGEGALPVPPLMLYFGFRPVEIESGRVVFTATTDERHYNPLGTVHGGYVAALLDSTMSCAVHTTLPPGQFYTTLEFKVNFTRAISAAAEIRAEGNVLHQGRSVATAEARLYDARQRLLAHATTTCMIFAAVHAPSA
- a CDS encoding helix-turn-helix domain-containing protein, whose protein sequence is MKNDLFPSQTCSVARALEIVGEWWTLLIIREAFLGASRFGEFERNLGIAKNVLSQRLSKLVACGVMERVEAPGRGNPRDYRLTEKGRDLFPVLIALMQWGDRWAAAAGPPLRLLERATGEEIATLRVTAASGEKLAPEEVRIEPGAGADERVRRRLAAAASEILPR